In Candidatus Hydrogenedentota bacterium, the following are encoded in one genomic region:
- a CDS encoding peptidylprolyl isomerase, whose amino-acid sequence MKMRWGCVVLAFAAVVAAGAPVRAELVDQIAATVDTEVILLSEVLSEITPLLEDLRLKAASSTSFEQDREKAVREALDTAIERKILYREALLAGIEVTDKDVEERLDKIVQGYNSPEEFRRVLETAGESMSDFRESLRKQIMAISVGVQKHRTFEQEAVISEADARQYYQDHQDAFSRPERVKLRRVFLSAGDDAAERARVKARLEAVAEEARLGADFAELAKQYSEGPDAADGGLMGWVSRGDLVPELENAAFALAEGGISEIIETQWGFQLLKVEEKEGAGLASFEEARTDIEPLLRSRYADERYQKWIAELRKRSRVRVFL is encoded by the coding sequence GTGAAAATGCGATGGGGTTGCGTAGTGCTGGCGTTCGCGGCTGTTGTGGCGGCGGGTGCGCCGGTGCGCGCCGAACTTGTGGACCAGATCGCCGCGACGGTGGACACGGAAGTGATTCTGCTGAGCGAGGTCTTGAGCGAGATCACTCCGCTGCTCGAGGACCTGCGCCTGAAAGCGGCTTCTTCCACTTCCTTCGAACAGGACCGGGAGAAAGCCGTGCGCGAGGCGCTCGATACGGCCATTGAGCGGAAGATCCTGTATCGGGAAGCGCTTTTGGCGGGGATCGAAGTGACGGACAAGGACGTGGAAGAGCGGCTGGACAAGATTGTCCAAGGCTACAACTCGCCGGAAGAGTTCCGCCGGGTGCTGGAAACCGCGGGCGAATCGATGAGCGATTTCCGCGAGAGCCTGCGCAAACAGATCATGGCTATCTCGGTGGGGGTTCAGAAACACCGGACGTTTGAGCAGGAAGCGGTTATCTCGGAGGCCGACGCGCGGCAGTACTACCAGGACCATCAAGACGCATTCTCCCGGCCGGAGCGGGTCAAGCTGCGGCGCGTGTTTCTGAGTGCGGGCGACGATGCCGCGGAACGGGCGCGGGTAAAGGCGCGGCTCGAGGCCGTTGCCGAAGAGGCCCGGCTCGGCGCGGACTTCGCCGAACTGGCGAAACAGTACTCCGAGGGACCGGATGCGGCGGATGGCGGCCTGATGGGATGGGTCAGCCGCGGCGACCTGGTGCCGGAACTGGAGAACGCGGCTTTTGCGCTCGCGGAAGGCGGCATTAGCGAGATTATTGAGACCCAGTGGGGTTTCCAACTGCTGAAAGTGGAAGAGAAGGAGGGCGCGGGTCTGGCCTCCTTCGAGGAAGCGCGAACGGACATCGAGCCGCTGCTGCGTTCCCGGTACGCGGACGAGCGGTACCAGAAGTGGATCGCGGAATTGCGCAAGCGCAGCCGCGTACGCGTCTTTCTGTGA